In a single window of the Leptospira harrisiae genome:
- a CDS encoding tetratricopeptide repeat protein, with protein sequence MSSSSFQLSLDLAKDHFKVGDLDRAEFHLRSSLELEESEEAYFYLGLVQNALGQWSDALASYYKAVSLNHEYGNPCNEIGVLLLRMGNDKEAVYWLKKSVRCERNDAPHISYFNLATLYKLWNRPERSLQYLHKALTLKKDFSEANDLWRELKSDEEAPSN encoded by the coding sequence TTGTCTTCTAGTTCTTTCCAACTTTCCTTAGATTTAGCAAAAGACCATTTCAAAGTCGGTGACCTTGACCGAGCTGAATTCCACCTTCGTTCCAGTTTGGAATTGGAAGAATCCGAAGAAGCCTATTTTTATTTAGGTTTGGTCCAAAACGCACTTGGCCAATGGAGTGATGCACTTGCTTCTTATTACAAAGCCGTGAGTTTAAACCACGAATATGGGAACCCTTGTAATGAAATAGGTGTTCTTTTGTTGCGAATGGGGAACGATAAGGAAGCGGTATATTGGTTAAAAAAATCAGTTCGTTGTGAACGAAATGATGCCCCGCATATTTCTTATTTTAACCTCGCCACATTGTATAAGTTATGGAATAGACCTGAAAGATCCTTACAATACCTTCACAAAGCATTAACTCTTAAAAAAGATTTTTCAGAAGCGAATGATCTTTGGCGGGAATTAAAGTCAGACGAAGAAGCACCTTCCAACTAA
- the dxs gene encoding 1-deoxy-D-xylulose-5-phosphate synthase, translating to MPSYPYLDKIQFPEDLRKINEEDLPKVCHDLREYIIDTLSDVGGHFASNLGVVELTVALHYVFQTPTDKIIWDVGHQTYPHKILTGRKKELPTVRKWQGLSGFPKREESEYDLYNTGHAGTSISQALGEACARDLLGKDYKVAAVIGDASIATGMALEAMNHGGHIKPNMLVILNDNYMSISKNVGSISNYLNRIISSQVYNRGKTAFYSFLKWIPLIGPALQALAHNMETSFKHFMMRPGGLFEDLGFTYFGPIDGHDVNRVVQMLQNLSKIQGPILLHVLTQKGKGYKPAEADPIKYHGVTPFNKESGKMASSDSNKISLSKIVGKTLTDLTDKDKRIAVITPAMIEGSGLREYQEVYPAHTFDVGIAEQHSVAFAGAMTSGGAIPYMCIYSTFLTRAMDQLVEDVSLMNLPVRFVIDRAGIVGPDGETHQGLSDLGYLAGLPNMDIIVPSSAQDIIDSLHFMKDYTEHPIAIRFPKDNGNLHQLNFDSPQVVKKAKSRLVTEGKDLLILSVGFMLPIATAVADILKTQGISVSVVDLFWLRPYDTDLVHEQIEKNQKFVILDESYVHAGASGFLLNEIPSDFLSKFLKTFALPPEPIHHGERNQILNHYKLTASQIAEELILSLKK from the coding sequence ATGCCATCATATCCCTATCTCGACAAAATCCAATTTCCGGAAGATCTTAGAAAGATAAACGAAGAGGATCTCCCGAAGGTTTGCCATGACCTTCGGGAATACATCATCGACACCCTCTCTGACGTAGGAGGGCACTTCGCTAGTAACCTCGGCGTTGTGGAACTCACAGTCGCATTGCATTATGTGTTCCAAACCCCTACTGACAAAATCATCTGGGACGTTGGCCACCAAACGTATCCTCATAAAATTCTGACAGGTCGAAAAAAAGAGCTGCCCACTGTTCGTAAGTGGCAAGGACTTTCCGGTTTTCCCAAAAGGGAAGAATCCGAATACGATTTGTACAACACGGGCCATGCGGGAACTTCCATTTCGCAAGCACTTGGTGAGGCTTGTGCTCGAGACCTACTAGGTAAAGATTACAAAGTTGCGGCAGTGATTGGAGACGCATCGATTGCCACAGGAATGGCACTCGAAGCCATGAACCACGGTGGCCATATCAAACCCAATATGTTAGTCATTTTGAATGACAACTACATGTCCATTTCCAAAAACGTAGGTTCTATTTCGAATTATCTCAATCGAATTATTTCTTCACAGGTATATAACCGGGGTAAAACGGCATTTTATAGTTTTTTAAAATGGATTCCTTTGATTGGGCCCGCATTACAGGCGCTTGCTCATAATATGGAAACTTCATTTAAACATTTTATGATGCGTCCCGGTGGCCTATTTGAGGATTTAGGTTTTACCTACTTTGGACCCATTGATGGACATGACGTGAACCGAGTGGTTCAGATGTTACAAAATCTTTCAAAGATCCAAGGCCCCATCCTATTGCATGTGTTAACGCAAAAAGGAAAAGGTTATAAACCAGCAGAAGCCGATCCTATCAAATACCATGGTGTCACGCCGTTCAACAAAGAGTCGGGGAAAATGGCATCATCAGATTCCAATAAAATCAGCCTTTCTAAAATTGTTGGAAAAACACTTACCGATTTAACAGACAAAGACAAACGGATTGCGGTCATTACCCCTGCAATGATTGAAGGTTCTGGGCTTCGTGAATACCAAGAGGTTTATCCGGCACATACCTTTGATGTGGGAATTGCAGAACAACATTCGGTTGCCTTTGCCGGTGCCATGACAAGTGGCGGTGCCATTCCTTATATGTGTATTTATTCCACATTCCTCACCCGGGCAATGGACCAACTTGTGGAAGATGTATCCCTTATGAATTTGCCAGTTCGGTTTGTAATTGATCGCGCTGGAATTGTTGGCCCGGATGGGGAAACTCACCAAGGCCTATCCGATCTTGGGTATTTAGCTGGGCTTCCCAATATGGACATCATTGTTCCAAGTTCCGCACAAGACATCATCGATAGCCTACATTTTATGAAGGATTATACGGAACATCCGATTGCCATTCGTTTTCCAAAAGACAATGGCAACTTACATCAGTTAAATTTTGATTCGCCGCAAGTTGTTAAAAAAGCAAAAAGTAGGTTAGTGACCGAAGGAAAAGATTTACTGATTCTTTCTGTGGGATTTATGTTGCCGATTGCTACTGCTGTGGCTGATATTTTGAAAACACAAGGGATTTCTGTTTCGGTTGTGGATCTTTTTTGGTTACGACCTTATGATACGGATCTTGTTCATGAACAAATTGAGAAGAACCAAAAGTTTGTGATTTTGGACGAAAGTTATGTCCATGCAGGTGCCTCTGGATTTTTATTGAATGAAATTCCATCCGACTTCCTTAGTAAGTTTTTAAAGACTTTTGCGTTGCCACCAGAACCCATTCATCACGGGGAGAGAAATCAGATTTTAAACCATTATAAGCTGACGGCTTCGCAAATTGCTGAAGAATTGATTCTATCTTTGAAAAAATAA
- a CDS encoding adenylate/guanylate cyclase domain-containing protein, with amino-acid sequence MSDKESKSLSILDYLSVTVAALGSLGVIISVVMTGWEYEFSFLIGGLLTLLTSSYFVYKTIEKVSKDKQKSGAIWLSYVIAIFMYTLVNTFQPLKDLEENSVSTRFQFLRGSNTKTESEGDTGRIEYIQFQPPAKARKDINIIGITTESLEKLQGTWPLPWSYYADIIETFKDSNNILMFDIFFVDYKPGQTEEMAAALQKNRNVLFDYPMEVSAESKEAVLNLEKRIDILRKFQLKNVIDENDAGISWVKFPQPPIEPISELSAGLGFANVKKDESGLNRKMPLVVKVYNSGRDRETEYFPSIDLLIVCKYYGIDVQRDVEVNMGHYIKLSNIPKKIIREFNIKERKFEERDVMQVPNEKREVVIPIDWEGQMEINFVGGRYSFKQNEIFEVTNDWDAELLEANQISNKIFLVAMYYATGRGASKDSHLSPFGDMSGIEHHAHAINTILNQDFLATVPNWGIFLIYVALGVMIGFLQPRVKTHIGFAIMLTQLLLYVVATLYIFQTFNLITVLPSVTIEQIVVFVAIIGFRILTEEENVKYIRQTFSKFVSKDVVDELLKHPDNLALGGSKREITIFFSDVRGFTTISEQLGPEDLVKLLNEYLSAMTDIIIEYKGTIDKYMGDAIMAFWGAPVPLEDHAYYACVAALVQLDYLKVLQQKWAERNVPVIDIGCGLNSGPAVVGNMGSSHRMEYTCMGDTINLGSRLEGSNKMYTTNVIISEYTYEKVKDRVVARELDLVRVKGKTQPVRIYELLGITNPEDMEKMKRPLQKAAT; translated from the coding sequence ATGTCCGACAAAGAATCAAAATCGCTTTCGATTTTGGACTATCTCAGTGTTACCGTTGCCGCACTAGGATCACTTGGTGTGATCATTTCTGTCGTCATGACAGGGTGGGAATACGAATTTTCCTTCCTCATTGGCGGTTTACTCACCCTTCTTACTTCTTCCTATTTTGTATACAAAACCATCGAAAAGGTTTCTAAAGACAAACAGAAGTCAGGTGCTATTTGGTTGTCCTATGTGATCGCCATTTTCATGTATACTTTGGTAAACACATTCCAACCACTCAAGGACTTGGAAGAAAATTCTGTTTCCACTAGGTTCCAATTTTTACGCGGCTCCAATACCAAAACTGAAAGTGAAGGTGATACAGGTCGTATCGAATACATCCAGTTCCAACCACCAGCTAAGGCCCGTAAGGATATTAATATCATCGGTATCACAACCGAATCACTAGAAAAGTTACAAGGAACTTGGCCACTTCCTTGGAGTTATTACGCTGACATCATTGAAACATTTAAAGATTCGAACAATATTCTCATGTTCGATATTTTCTTCGTAGATTATAAACCCGGTCAAACAGAAGAGATGGCAGCCGCTCTTCAAAAGAACCGGAATGTCCTCTTTGACTACCCTATGGAAGTCAGTGCGGAATCAAAAGAAGCGGTTCTCAATTTGGAAAAACGAATTGATATCCTTCGAAAGTTTCAATTAAAAAATGTAATCGATGAAAACGATGCCGGGATTTCTTGGGTTAAATTTCCACAACCTCCCATTGAACCCATTAGTGAGTTGTCAGCTGGTCTTGGTTTTGCGAACGTAAAAAAAGACGAATCTGGTTTGAATCGCAAGATGCCTCTTGTGGTAAAGGTTTATAATTCAGGAAGAGACAGAGAAACAGAATATTTCCCTTCCATCGACCTACTCATTGTTTGTAAATACTACGGTATCGACGTACAAAGAGATGTGGAAGTCAATATGGGACATTATATCAAATTGTCCAATATCCCCAAAAAAATCATCCGAGAGTTCAATATCAAAGAACGTAAGTTTGAAGAAAGGGATGTGATGCAAGTCCCGAACGAAAAAAGAGAAGTGGTCATTCCTATTGATTGGGAAGGACAAATGGAAATCAATTTTGTGGGTGGACGTTATTCCTTTAAACAAAATGAAATTTTCGAAGTCACAAACGATTGGGATGCGGAACTTCTCGAAGCCAACCAAATCAGTAATAAAATTTTTCTTGTCGCGATGTATTATGCAACAGGTCGTGGGGCTTCGAAAGACTCCCACTTATCTCCGTTTGGTGATATGTCTGGAATCGAACACCACGCTCATGCAATCAATACCATTCTAAACCAAGACTTTTTGGCCACAGTTCCCAACTGGGGAATTTTTCTGATTTATGTGGCACTTGGGGTTATGATTGGTTTCTTGCAACCAAGGGTAAAAACACATATCGGTTTTGCGATTATGTTAACTCAGCTTTTACTTTATGTAGTTGCTACGTTGTATATTTTCCAAACCTTCAACCTCATCACCGTTCTTCCATCGGTAACCATCGAACAAATTGTGGTGTTCGTTGCAATCATTGGATTTAGAATCTTAACAGAAGAAGAAAACGTTAAATACATTCGCCAAACATTCTCGAAATTTGTTTCCAAAGATGTTGTGGATGAACTCCTTAAACACCCTGACAACTTAGCACTTGGTGGATCTAAACGAGAAATTACAATTTTTTTCTCTGACGTTCGCGGGTTTACAACCATCTCCGAACAGTTGGGACCAGAAGATTTGGTGAAATTACTGAACGAATATTTGTCAGCTATGACGGACATCATCATTGAATACAAGGGAACCATTGATAAGTATATGGGTGATGCGATTATGGCTTTTTGGGGAGCACCTGTTCCTTTGGAAGACCACGCTTACTATGCTTGTGTGGCGGCTCTCGTTCAGTTAGATTATTTAAAAGTCCTCCAACAAAAATGGGCAGAACGAAATGTTCCAGTGATCGATATTGGTTGCGGTCTTAACTCCGGCCCAGCCGTTGTTGGGAACATGGGATCATCCCACAGGATGGAATATACCTGTATGGGTGATACAATCAACTTAGGATCCCGACTAGAAGGGTCCAATAAAATGTACACCACAAATGTGATCATTTCTGAATACACTTACGAAAAAGTGAAAGACCGAGTGGTCGCTCGGGAGCTGGATTTAGTGCGAGTAAAAGGAAAAACCCAACCTGTTCGGATTTACGAATTGCTTGGAATCACAAACCCAGAAGATATGGAGAAAATGAAGCGGCCTCTCCAAAAGGCGGCAACATGA
- the trpA gene encoding tryptophan synthase subunit alpha, producing MSKIKTLFESNRFKSAFIPYFTLGDPNYNDSIEFGKTILDNGADILELGIPFSDPVADGPVIQRAVARSLKNRFSFEEIFRVTKAIHDHKPETPLVYLTYFNPIYHCGISKFLDRAKESGIVGLVIPDLPFDTEESEILFRELKVRDMDLIHLVTPASEKKRIQALSKTSSGFIYYVTSFGVTGERREFSVDLKERIKFLKDIIQLPICAGFGISTPEQSNQISQYADGIIIGSAIQRIIEENGADRSKTVSALAEYISKIRAAIS from the coding sequence ATGAGTAAAATAAAAACTTTGTTTGAGAGTAATCGTTTTAAATCAGCTTTTATTCCTTATTTTACCTTGGGTGATCCAAACTATAACGACTCTATCGAATTTGGAAAAACCATTTTAGACAACGGTGCTGATATTTTGGAACTGGGGATCCCTTTTTCCGATCCCGTTGCAGATGGCCCCGTCATCCAAAGGGCGGTGGCTCGTTCTTTAAAAAATCGTTTTTCTTTCGAAGAAATCTTTCGAGTCACAAAAGCCATCCATGACCACAAACCTGAGACTCCTCTTGTATATCTCACTTACTTCAATCCCATCTACCATTGTGGGATTTCGAAGTTTTTGGACCGTGCCAAGGAATCAGGAATTGTCGGACTTGTGATTCCTGACTTACCTTTTGATACGGAAGAGAGCGAAATTTTGTTTCGGGAATTAAAAGTTCGGGATATGGATCTCATTCACTTGGTGACTCCTGCATCGGAAAAAAAGAGGATCCAAGCCCTTTCTAAAACTTCTTCTGGTTTCATTTACTACGTAACTTCTTTTGGAGTGACGGGAGAAAGAAGGGAGTTTTCGGTCGATTTAAAAGAAAGAATTAAGTTTTTGAAAGATATCATCCAATTGCCAATTTGTGCAGGATTTGGAATTTCCACTCCAGAACAATCCAACCAAATTTCACAGTATGCGGACGGGATCATCATTGGTTCTGCGATCCAAAGGATCATTGAAGAAAACGGTGCCGATCGTTCCAAAACTGTTTCTGCATTGGCAGAATACATTTCGAAGATCAGGGCAGCCATTTCCTAA